A genomic stretch from Pontibacter liquoris includes:
- a CDS encoding cold-shock protein, whose translation MKTGKVKFFNVSKGFGFIVADDTNQDIFVHQTGLIHEIRENDRVSFEVKDGKKGLNAINVERI comes from the coding sequence ATGAAAACAGGTAAAGTAAAGTTCTTCAACGTTTCAAAAGGATTTGGTTTCATTGTCGCTGATGACACTAACCAAGACATCTTCGTGCACCAGACTGGTCTGATTCACGAAATTCGTGAAAATGACCGTGTTTCTTTCGAAGTGAAGGACGGTAAAAAAGGATTGAATGCAATTAACGTAGAGCGTATCTAA
- a CDS encoding endonuclease/exonuclease/phosphatase family protein, which translates to MKIALIIFGFILTLFSFLSLIKSPKWWIRVLDFPRFHVAVLLTITLIAFIALYGLYGTAEMAILAIWVLAVLNEVRFVFHFTPLVKVEALRTEQQKPNNAFTLMMANVRMINKKHQKFLQLVLHEDPDMLVMNEPDEVWYQSVRHELEKRYPYAIKEPINNTYGMLFWSKFKLEEPEVRFLVEDDIPSFYATVVLPGGDKFGLYTVHPRPPRFLQDTETREAELLLVAKEVKQNPLPCVVAGDLNDVAWSRTTELFKEISTMLDPRVGRGFYNTYNAFIPLFRYPLDHVFYNPAFRLVSLRRLPKFGSDHFPVAITLNFEPQKEHEQEHPVADLADRQEARELIQDGLEKGQERDAERKNGTGS; encoded by the coding sequence ATGAAGATTGCCCTTATAATTTTCGGTTTTATACTTACCCTTTTCTCCTTTCTGTCGCTGATCAAGTCTCCCAAATGGTGGATACGCGTGCTGGATTTTCCCCGCTTTCATGTAGCGGTGCTGCTTACAATAACCCTTATCGCCTTTATCGCCCTGTATGGCCTGTACGGCACAGCCGAGATGGCGATACTGGCCATCTGGGTGCTGGCGGTGCTCAACGAGGTGCGGTTTGTATTTCATTTCACGCCCTTGGTAAAAGTCGAGGCCCTGCGCACTGAGCAGCAAAAGCCTAACAATGCTTTCACGCTGATGATGGCCAATGTGCGCATGATCAATAAAAAACATCAGAAATTCCTCCAACTGGTGCTGCACGAAGACCCGGATATGCTGGTGATGAATGAGCCCGATGAAGTATGGTACCAAAGTGTGCGGCATGAGCTGGAGAAGCGCTATCCTTACGCCATAAAAGAGCCGATCAACAATACCTATGGCATGTTGTTCTGGAGTAAGTTTAAGCTGGAAGAACCGGAAGTAAGATTTCTGGTGGAAGATGATATCCCATCCTTTTACGCCACTGTGGTATTGCCAGGCGGCGATAAGTTTGGCCTTTACACCGTGCATCCCCGGCCGCCCCGTTTCCTGCAGGACACCGAGACCCGCGAAGCCGAGTTACTGCTGGTTGCCAAAGAAGTAAAACAGAACCCCTTGCCCTGCGTTGTCGCCGGCGACCTAAACGATGTGGCCTGGTCGCGGACCACGGAGTTATTCAAAGAAATCAGCACGATGCTTGACCCGCGTGTGGGCCGTGGCTTTTATAATACTTACAATGCCTTTATCCCCCTGTTCCGCTACCCGCTGGACCATGTTTTCTATAACCCTGCCTTCCGGTTAGTAAGCTTGCGTCGCCTGCCCAAGTTTGGCTCCGATCATTTTCCGGTGGCTATTACCCTTAATTTTGAGCCGCAAAAAGAGCACGAACAGGAGCACCCGGTAGCCGACCTGGCAGACCGCCAGGAAGCACGTGAGCTGATTCAGGACGGGTTGGAAAAAGGGCAGGAACGGGACGCGGAAAGAAAGAACGGCACAGGCAGCTAA
- a CDS encoding gliding motility lipoprotein GldH: MHKKLVVFAAAFLLLLMGCDPKRVFEQNVDFAKGKWAIDNAPVFTFEIEDTTQAYNIYFNVRYSLQYEFYNLYVRHQLLGPDGKQLSADLHELLLMDAKTGKPLGKGSSDVYDLQTLVLKNVTFDKVGTYKLRLTQYMRRDPLPYVQSVGVRVAKADGSKS; the protein is encoded by the coding sequence ATGCATAAAAAGCTAGTTGTGTTTGCAGCCGCATTCCTGCTGCTGCTTATGGGCTGTGATCCGAAGCGGGTGTTTGAACAGAACGTAGATTTTGCAAAAGGCAAATGGGCCATAGACAATGCCCCGGTGTTTACCTTCGAGATTGAGGATACGACCCAGGCCTACAACATCTACTTTAATGTGCGCTACTCGCTGCAGTATGAATTTTATAACCTGTACGTGCGCCACCAGCTGCTTGGCCCTGATGGCAAGCAGTTGTCGGCAGACCTGCACGAACTGCTGCTGATGGACGCCAAAACAGGCAAGCCCCTGGGCAAGGGCTCGTCTGATGTATACGACCTGCAGACGCTTGTGCTGAAGAATGTGACGTTCGATAAAGTGGGCACCTACAAGCTCCGGCTTACCCAGTACATGCGCCGCGATCCTTTGCCCTATGTGCAGTCAGTTGGCGTGCGCGTAGCCAAAGCAGATGGCAGTAAAAGCTGA